tcaaatgcagccactttcccagaggagcgagaatccgagtaaatacttgaggggcggttgacagactgAAGCACAGGGCTCTGAACTGGAGGACTCTCTTCTTGAagacaaatctcaggaacttcctggagttctgatggatggggacatggaaatatgcatccttcatgtcaagagataccatccagtcacccagttggatggctgacattaccgattgactggtttccattcggaatttcgtcttctggacgaagaggttcagagcgcttacgtccaacacaggtctccatccccctgatgccttggggacCACGAAGAGCCTGTTGTAAAACCTTGGGGGGTTCGTGTctgttacttcctctatggcctctttgttgatgagctcttctacttctttggctaaagccaaagctcttgttgatcctgtcgagtatgctgtcaaacagacaggtgtattggacagtggtgGATCCTGCGTAAAAGGGATCACACATCCCTCTCGAAGCACCTGAATTAcccactgttctgctcctcttcgactccattcctcccagtagtcgtggagtcttgcccccacgggtgtgtgaaggaccttccaatcatttctctgtcttaaaggaaggtttcttggtagacttggaggtggttcgtagattagttcttggtctctgctgccacctcaACTTACCTCCTTGAAAGGGATGTTTTTGTAGAGGAGAAGCTTTGGCTCCTGTCGCTGgaggttccttaggtcttctcGCTGACTGAAAAAGATCATTGGTGGACTTTTCTCAAGGTCCGACAGCACATGCTtgatggtttcttctggaaacaggtgagatttactcagaggggagaacaacaaagctgatttttggttcgtggttactcctcgagatgtgaaggagcaccaccgttctctcttctttagtactcccatAGTGGATAGGGCGGCCAATTCCcctgaaccgtctctcactgccctgtCTGCACAGGACAACATATTGAGCCAGTCGGCAGAAAAATCCTCGtctagagactggcaatcttcaattttcctggctaacactgcaatagtccaatccagaaaactgaagacttcgatcaacttgtataagttcttcaccaggtgatccaactcaggtgaagagaacaacactttcACAGCCGAGAACGCTGCTCTTCTGTGAGTCCACAagaccggagaagtctccttgggaggaggcagaaactcccaaagaagtAACTTAtcctgtcgcataaaacctgtaggttttattctgcagcttcgaCGGAGGAAAGGTGAACGAAGTCTTGCCTGcctccctcttcttagcaagccactcttctacttccttcagtgctttcttcgaggactgagaaagagcTGGTTTCGGTAACCCCGAAGGCgctgatctcctatccttcacaaacatcgacAGAGGTGAAGAAGGCGAAGCTGGTTCAAAAAAGTCTGGAtaagtctgtaaaagaaaccttaacaggctagaataagcagaagagggcttcaaatcctggtcttgagtttcctcttccgaCAGGACGGCCGATACCCCgtcttcctcttccgtctggctcgttgtcttcttcaaaaagaccatcaattcttaaagttgatgtttaaagggaCCAAAAGTGGAATTctctagcaagggtttggccttcgCATCATCCTTAGGCGAAGACGAAGTTGTGGCTGTCATACGGCTCTTCTTCAAAAACGAACGACTGGGAGTCGAAACAACACGAGACGTATGAGGCGCCAACGAGTCGAAGCAGCTTGaggcgaatgaggcgaacgagtcgaaacagctcgagacgaatgaggcgaacgagtcgaaactcctATCGATACACAACGAGGCGAGTCAGTCTCGCAAGCGCGCGAGCACTGTAACGCACGTAAGCGTCTGACTCCGTCCGAAGTTACGCTATCCGAAGAAGACTGATGATCTTCCCGGAAAAACTGGTCCGGTGCaaaactgcaggaaggttgtggactccagtgctccttggatttcttaacaggcggcgacatccctctcgtacgctgggcatgtctcttcaaaggacgcgacactaaatcactccacacttTTCGCCTCGACACAGGCGACTGCACTTACGAGTCGGACGACAACTGCAcgtcactgatatctacgcctTTCCAGCTGCGTTTCCTGGGCACTCGCGAGTCGACTACTTCGATGGAGTCGgcgactgaccgtgggcaaactcccccagtctcccttcgacctccggtatgtcttctcccaggagctggggagcgggacagggaacttcgtctaggagaacagggggaacggacagccacctcctcgaacacgacactgacacttagcctaacactggccttttcacttgacttctctacgaacgcacgaaacgacatacccaaatccataaaggattttgccaagaactcaaatttcttgtccatcttggactctaacaaggaaatggtgttgggatcggaaacatgggatacTTGGTAtggagtaattggtactgaagttggaggactatcaataggtgaaatattcaataaaagtggagaagatagtgatggtttgtttgcctctaaaggcacgggatttgtctctactctagttttactacccgctctaagagctgctttccttttcctatctttgtccatcttatccaaatgagcttgaaaagtcttccaaccttgttcatctaaacaacggcactcatcacaagttaattccttgctacagcactgacccctacatttaacacatttggagtgcggatcgtaacatagtttagctaatctagttttgaagccactgctgcaaaacctaactgaagaagaactagcatcagacatcttcgtaataacttgttaataactaggcagctaactgatgaagcaaaaaaaaaaaccaaccaagaaattgcacatcaccaaaaagaaaaaatccacaatagcgacgaaagtcgactgcaacaacaaaccaccggtgttaccccgtggccggcagaaaacgaattgaagtctaaagctcagcagtaccaggtattcccgaaagtgggccgGATCtctatcacctacacaaacaatggcagcgctgctaccgccgccaggaatttgaattttcggctgccaggtaagaaagcgtacagctaatgtaattgtttggtaagtcacttatgtgaaactgGCTTTTTGTCAGAATGGATTCCTGTTGATTAGCAATATATGCAAGTTTGGGTAATGCAAATTCCTAACTATATAAGGAAATAGTTTATCCAGACAACTAAGTCAAAATTCTTAACTTCCACAGCGCTGGCCAACAGAAGTAAATTATAGTAAACAtaaaatttatcaatattttcaaccCATTATACATAGTAACAAGgttatataaaacattaaatttcCAAAAGAGTATCATTTTTCAATATCCCTTTTGAAATCTCAATTTTTCAGTAAAAGTAAATTAGAGAACAGTGAAAATTACATAACAATACTGACACAAACTCCAGACCAAGTGTTACACTAAAGGAAACCCAAACTTTGAACACAATGTAATCTAGCTTAGTAACCTGATGTGACAGAATTACCAACCGAAGACGTAGTTCTCCTCACTACGATGGCACAACATGTCAAGTCGGTTGAAGTTCCACCTGAGAATTCTAGAACCTGATAATCACTTAATTCTTACACCTTTATTTTAGGAAATGTTATAAAATACTGAGGGACAATTCACATAGGTGGGAAAGAGATTTTCACAAGCAATCATTCCAGGTATGACTACTACAGCCCATTGCACTTAAGACCCACAAAAAGTAACTTGTAAATAATAGAGCAAAAATTACTTGCAGTGAAACGTGGTGAAAAGTCATTACCCCAATTTCATCACAAGAACCCACCAACTTCACAAATACATTTctgtaacaacacacacacagcacacatttTCTTATCATTCAATGCAACAGGCTCGGAAACCTATTACTGCGCATATTGCTCGTAACATAAGCTTCAGcacaatacatgaaaataaatacgagATCTCTCAAAGTAACAGAGCCGCTTCGTCGATGTCATCTTCATCGTCTGTCATTTCTCCCCCTAACAGAAGAGCTTCTTCATCTTCTAGGAAAGAGTCCATCCGACTCACACTCACATTCAATGGCTTCTTGTCCCCTGAATCTTTCAGATGCTGTTCAGAGGCAGGAGCAATGGGTTTGGTACTTTCCGaggttacattattattattaatcttatttttgCTCTCTACATCTTGAACTAACAATTTACTATTTACACTATGAGTACCAGCTTCCTTCTGCTGGTGCTCTTTATTCAACACTGTATTTCCTACTGGCACTGCACCTGGGGATTTCTTAGCTGGTGACCTATTGATAGTGATCTTCCTAACACCAAGAGGGGATGACTTGGGTTCAGGTGTTTTCGTTTGGACAGAATCACAACTGCTGGATGATAGTCTAATTTGTTTGGTTGCACTATCATTAGTCTGAAAGGATATAGGTGATATTGACCTTTTCTTCTGCAGTTCCGCACCAGTGTTCTTTTTCAACGCAGTCTTAGTTGTACTTGCAGTGTTAAAAGATATTGGTGAAACAGATCTCTTTTTTTGTTGAAAAGGCAAGGAATTACTATTTGAAACTAACTTCTTTTTAGGTTCTTCAAAGGATATGGGAGATATGGGTCTCTTTCTTGACTGAGAAGAATTTGAATTGCCTCTGAATGAGGACATTTGTTTGGCTTTAATTTCTGACAGACTTAAAACCTTAAGACTACCTTCGTCACCTGGAGAACTTACTGGTTTGTCGTCACCCACATGCAACTTGGTACCATTTTTAATTCCAAGACGGGattgtatttgattttttccACCGTTAGGCCTGGCTGTCCGCACTGTCACTTTTCCTCGTTTTTCAGCCTTAATGTCAGCCAAGCTCTTTATAGTAAAGTCAAGACctacttcttttgtttttgacAAACCAGTCTGTGATATTGAACTATAGTCAGGtactgtatcaatttccccaccacCATGTAGACTACGGATTGCTGTAATTTTATTTGCTATGGATTTATCGACAACCTCAGTTTCATTGTCTTCCGCTCTCAGAGCTCGAGAACTATCCTTCCCTTGCCTCGTCCCTAACCTATCCAACAAGCTGAGTTTTTTGTTTGGACTTTTCCCAAGTCTTTCTGCTATACTTTTGGTATTCACCTCTTCTTCTTTAGGCCCTGAAAGTCTCTTGACACCATGTTGACGTAACTGCACATTTGTACCTAATGTTTCAGCAAGGGCCCTACTTGCAACACCACCAAGTCTTTCTGATATTTGTACTTTTCTTCTGACTTTCAAGTCATCTACCTGAGGCTTTAAAACACCTTTTCTATGCTCACTGAGAACCGTGTCTGAATACGCATTTGCTTGAGCAGTGTGGGGAATTGTCCTCTGCATGGGATGGAGGCGACGGTGAATAGCGTCTGGCTCTTCCTCTACCTCCAGTATTTCTTCTACAACGTACTGAAAAATACCATCAAGGGAAATCTGTAGTAATAACTTACACTACTGATATGTTTGACAGCATCATCTTCTAACAAAACCTCTATAAAATAGAGATTGAAGGAGGCTTGCAACATGCAGGGTTTGTGGTACATGAATCAGCTTTGAATAACTGAGAATTTTCTCAGAAACACAATAATTATTACACTTTTAGTggtttaaaaattgtaaatttttaaactatatttttaaaacaaacatgcacTACATGATACACCACTTGTGTCCATCATATTGCAAAAGGATATTTTTACTAAATATCAATTTGTCTTGACGCACTAATATCCTGGAATACATCACCAGAATATACTGTGAGCCCAATTCACTGCTTGACAGATTTTTATGCTTAAGATTCTCAGAGATGGATTCACAAAAATATTCTTCATATAAGCAATAGTacacaattattatcattatcatttgtaaCATGCACACACTAAAAAAAGACCCTTATCTTGtcttataaattttaaaagaacTGAATGGCTAtctgcaaaaataaagaaaatcaagtattcaaaataaaaataaaagaattgtaaataaagtaaataaaatacaaatatatagtgTGGTAAACTATAGTGGTAAATACTGTGTTAAGTGTACAAACATGATGCTTTCCAGGAACACAGTAACACCTATTAAAGTTCTGAACATTAGAAAAATCACAAAGTACATGTTTGTGGAAAAATGTTTCGTCATGGTAACACAAGGGAGCTCTGACAATGCCCCCAAGTTCTTCAGTTTCCAAAATACTAAAATGCCATATAAAATCAGTAATATTTTGCAGAGGTCAATGTGGTTAGAATGTTGGAGAACATCAGATGAAGGTTTCCTCCCTAGTCAGGTTAGGATTACCTTGTTGATGGGCTCCTCTTTTTCTAACAGGGCTCTGCTCACCCTCACTTGTTAATATCATTCTCTCTATCCTACAGGCCCAACCAAATACAGCAAGCGGACCATCTGGTGCCTAGTTCACGGCTTAGGAGTATAGAGCAACAATGGTTAAGGGAACATGCCAAGATCACTCCCACATCTTCAAAAACTGAGTCCAGGACCATTCTTTGGTGAGGAAAATGTACACCAAAAGGACCTAATGAAAGAGAAATACATAATACGTACTGTACATTACTAAATACAAAGCAAGAAAAACAGCAACGGGAGGATGTGATGGGAGATACtggcaagaaaataaaaaggattctAACAGCCTCAAGGATTAAAAATGACATACAAACTCATAAAAATGGAACAGTTGAAACATTAGAAAGTTTTTATTCCAACAAGAAGAGAAAACTTCCTGGAAAAGAACTGCTCATTATTTCGGGAAAGGCATGCCTAACTCATCATACTTCCTTTTCCTCACTATTAACTTAAGTTAATAGTGAGGAAAAGGAAGCTGAAAGGGCAGACAAAACAAATACATAGAAACCGAGATGAGaagtcatataaaataaaaagtcaggAGAAACAGAATAAAACATAGAACTCTAACACCCCTGGAGAATTAGGAAAAGATGCATTTGGTGAGGAGACGTCTGGGAAGGAATACACAGTAGTGAGATGACTAAGAAAGAAATGGTGAAGGAATGAAGATGTACAGAGTAATACTGAAAATGGCTTAGGGCTATGGAAAAGgggtactttattattattattatattttatattatgtatgcattACTTGTGGCATCACgggcgatgtcatcagggggacGGCTTCCTATTGGCTGTCTTTTTTGTGGGCGGAGCCTTGTTCTTATCAGTGATGGTGGAGGTCTCTTTGAAGGGCGGGCTACTAGGTTGTCCTCAGGGTGAGAGCCTGTGCTttgatcaccctcagggttactagggacatCCTCAAGGAGACCTCCACAATCACCGATAAGAATGAGGCTCCGCCCATGAAAAGGACAGCCAATCAAAAGCTGTCCCCCTAATGAAATTGCCCGTGAGGCCACAAGTAGTGCCCAATGAAAAATGGGGTACCAGACTCCTcaagcctattattattatcatcatcataccaaggatgaaccctattcataaggaacaagcccaccaaaggggccactgacttgacattcaggcttccaaagaatatgatgttcactcaaaaaagtaacagaaggtaatgggatataAAGAAAGGGGATACCAGTTAATAAGAAAAAGCTAAACtgacaaattgataaataaataataatgtaagtaaattattaaaatacaaggagaattatat
This region of Macrobrachium nipponense isolate FS-2020 chromosome 25, ASM1510439v2, whole genome shotgun sequence genomic DNA includes:
- the LOC135199468 gene encoding zinc finger CCCH domain-containing protein 11A-like; protein product: MEEKPAPVVPAKNTKNNDCYFYYYSSCSRGDACPFRHEPAALRNETVCIFWLQGNCNKKNCIFRHMELTKQRDKIACWFETQPGGCKKPHCPFQHQNILDHPREEDIKKKPDLILPVKKEENARVDIQVGNGEEPERQIVFSKNEAGSVTPPRQAHFGSIPRNPIIVPLQDGESDSESVSGSPYKRVNPELSAQLEWELRKLRQIQAHEADIIGYVFTDDMEEDGEEEDRFAEESLPQNQELEEYVVEEILEVEEEPDAIHRRLHPMQRTIPHTAQANAYSDTVLSEHRKGVLKPQVDDLKVRRKVQISERLGGVASRALAETLGTNVQLRQHGVKRLSGPKEEEVNTKSIAERLGKSPNKKLSLLDRLGTRQGKDSSRALRAEDNETEVVDKSIANKITAIRSLHGGGEIDTVPDYSSISQTGLSKTKEVGLDFTIKSLADIKAEKRGKVTVRTARPNGGKNQIQSRLGIKNGTKLHVGDDKPVSSPGDEGSLKVLSLSEIKAKQMSSFRGNSNSSQSRKRPISPISFEEPKKKLVSNSNSLPFQQKKRSVSPISFNTASTTKTALKKNTGAELQKKRSISPISFQTNDSATKQIRLSSSSCDSVQTKTPEPKSSPLGVRKITINRSPAKKSPGAVPVGNTVLNKEHQQKEAGTHSVNSKLLVQDVESKNKINNNNVTSESTKPIAPASEQHLKDSGDKKPLNVSVSRMDSFLEDEEALLLGGEMTDDEDDIDEAALLL